The Fibrobacter sp. UWR4 genomic interval AGTAATTCGTCGCTGACAAAAGACACTAAAAAAGGACTCCCGTTTGGGAGCCCTTTTTACGTTTTTGCCGTTTGGCTTAATTACTTACCGATCTTATCAAAGGTCGGAGTAAGGGCCACGCAGCCAGCATCACCAGCAGAAGCCGCAAAAGCGATATCAGCCTGAGTTGTGCCAGATGCCTTAGACAAAGTTACGGTCCAGTTATTACCAGAATCCTTCTTTGTGCATTCATTCAAGTTGGCATTGTTATTTGCACCCCAACCGAGCTTGTTGTCATCAAGAGCGTCGGAACCATCTTCTGCAATAGCGCCGTGATCATAGGTGAAATTTGTTGTAGAGCCGTTATTCGGAGCGAGATAGCCGATCAGCTGCCAGCCACCAGCCATGGAAGATTCAGAGAAGTATGCCTGCTGCAACTTCACGTAGGAAGACTCTTTTTTGGATTCTTTGATTTTTAGGAAAAAAGAAATTCCGTCAATAAAGCTTGAAAGGCTCAGTTCGCTTTTTACGAGTTTTTTTTAATACAGATGCTATTTCTTCCTCGATTGCACGGAATTTCCCAACTTTTCGCAAAGCGACAAGATGGACGGTCGCATTCTATACAAAAGCCCAGCCAAATCTTCTTCGGCAAGCAGAGGCTTTAGTTCATCAAAAGAAACCTCCTTAAGCTCCTTAGCAAAGGCCTGTAGTTTTTCAATCAACGACAACATATTTTTTGCGGCAACCACATTGGCGTAAGAACGTGCGTTTTTCAGTCGTTTCTGCAAAACATCCGTATCTGGCGCCAACCCAAATAGGGCATCATACTGATACACGTCATACAAGTCGCGCATTAGGCCTCGTTCATTCCACGCAGCGATTTTATGAGCGAATGCAATAGACGGTTCCATCACCCGAATGATTCTTGCCGGCCTGCCGTAAGGAGTGCTTAAAAGCGAAGAAGACATGGGAATTGACGGACAATCCTTTTCGGCAGAAATTTCTATCTGAGCCTGTTGGTTTCCAAAACTTATGAGAATCCTAAGTGCCTTAGAATTCAGTGAGCTTTCAAACTTCAATCCATTAATTTTGGATAGTTCATCTTCTATTATTGTCTTGACATCTTTTTTGGAATCAAAGGGAATGAAGATGTAATCCACATCGTTCGTGAACCTTGGACTATGCATTAGTCGCAAAGACATTCCACCTTTGAGAATTGCGGAATTTCCAAATTTTACGGCAAAGAAATCAACGATCCAGGCAAGCAGTTCTTCAACATTCCTAAAGTTTTCCATAGATGTTGTTCCTTACAAAAGACTGAAATTTGGGGTTGTTGTATTTTTCAAGATATGTTTCCATTTTCTTTTTGGACAATGCCGAAAACTGAATGTCCTGAAAAATATTGAAGTAAAAGTTTTTCCCGTGCTGGTAAAAATAAAACGTGTCTAAAACGGCTTTTTCCGGGGTTGCAATCTTGACCCCATATTCGTTGGGCTCGAAGCCGAAATATAGGTCTTGGCTAATTCTTGAATAGGACAAATTCGTGTTTCCTGTATATTCCGCAGCCCTGGAGGGTACTGCGCAACTAACCATAAACGGACTTTCGGTCCCAATCAACTTGTGGGCTGCTAACGCGCTGCCGAAGGTTACATAGGAATC includes:
- a CDS encoding nucleotidyl transferase AbiEii/AbiGii toxin family protein; protein product: MENFRNVEELLAWIVDFFAVKFGNSAILKGGMSLRLMHSPRFTNDVDYIFIPFDSKKDVKTIIEDELSKINGLKFESSLNSKALRILISFGNQQAQIEISAEKDCPSIPMSSSLLSTPYGRPARIIRVMEPSIAFAHKIAAWNERGLMRDLYDVYQYDALFGLAPDTDVLQKRLKNARSYANVVAAKNMLSLIEKLQAFAKELKEVSFDELKPLLAEEDLAGLLYRMRPSILSLCEKLGNSVQSRKK